The following are encoded together in the Drosophila takahashii strain IR98-3 E-12201 chromosome X, DtakHiC1v2, whole genome shotgun sequence genome:
- the LOC108056224 gene encoding uncharacterized protein, with protein MGKKGKGKGKKGKKPAVAVAPVEAPPCPPCPEPPKQMQPLDACPESSGPHDVLRAQPNHYPALLRIPETMAVVGSENGCYDSICKLLRAGFRCAERVFVMAPWGNYVVFRYHNNNDFIYFLFDGCTCDVNRFRYLDLSCGTAGFLFFDNMHDVISYIIQSRKTRLYLENLNKIAIDQIVEEYGAVTYTQKAKCMRFA; from the coding sequence ATGGGCAAGAAGGGCAAAGGCAAGGGAAAGAAGGGCAAGAAGCCCGCTGTGGCGGTGGCCCCCGTTGAGGCACCACCATGTCCGCCCTGTCCGGAGCCACCGAAGCAGATGCAGCCCCTGGACGCTTGTCCCGAGTCCAGCGGACCCCACGATGTCCTCCGGGCCCAGCCGAATCATTATCCGGCGCTGCTACGCATTCCGGAGACGATGGCGGTGGTGGGTTCGGAGAATGGATGCTACGATAGCATCTGTAAGCTGCTGCGTGCCGGATTCCGGTGTGCCGAGCGGGTCTTCGTGATGGCACCGTGGGGCAACTATGTGGTCTTTCGGTATCACAACAACAATGACTTCATCTACTTCCTGTTCGACGGATGCACCTGCGATGTGAATAGGTTCCGCTATCTGGATCTTAGCTGCGGAACCGCTGGATTCCTCTTCTTCGACAACATGCACGACGTCATCAGCTATATCATTCAGTCGCGCAAGACGCGTCTCTATCTGGAGAATCTCAATAAGATCGCAATCGATCAGATTGTGGAGGAGTATGGCGCCGTTACCTACACCCAAAAGGCCAAGTGCATGCGGTTCGCTTGA
- the LOC108056227 gene encoding uncharacterized protein, producing the protein MSLFRWRDSSLLHTLNFVRGIRSGANKVANNPRQRNRLRRQAEDRSCSRPRREQTIQNLENQEVTSYGQYMEKMTRLYEQQMKLEEDIAREEKQRLRMENERKDQEEIYIKTPLILCTEDVTGLRKLYIMDSEEHQNKVLMMYDDTRSFMDEHIEEAEDRFLLSEENVSHSPTNENENIVDLPEMEDDVDGLEQWNLDSSHGNWVRRVMEFLRFRRLS; encoded by the exons ATGTCCCTTTTTCGCTGGCGAGATTCGAGTCTTTTGCACACCCTGAATTTTGTGCGAGGAATCCGGAGCGGAGCCAACAAAGTGGCCAATAATCCTCGTCAGCGGAATCGATTGCGTCGCCAAGCGGAAGATCGATCCTGTTCTCGTCCCCGAAGGGAACAGACTATACAGAATCTGGAGAATCAGGAGGTAACTTCTTATGGGCAGTACATGGAGAAGATGACCCGTCTGTACGAACAGCAGATGAAATTGGAGGAGGACATTGCGCGGGAAGAAAAACAACGGCTGAGAATGGAAAACGAAAGGAAAGATCAGGaagaaatttatattaaaacaccTTTGATTCTG TGCACTGAGGATGTGACTGGACTACGCAAGTTGTACATCATGGACAGTGAGGAGCACCAAAACAAGGTCTTAATGATGTACGACGATACTCGAAGCTTCATGGATGAGCATATAGAAGAAGCCGAAGATCGCTTCCTTTTATCCGAAGAAAATGTTTCACATTCACCGaccaatgaaaatgaaaatattgtgGACTTGCCGGAGATGGAAGATGATGTTGATGGACTAGAGCAATGGAACCTGGATTCGAGTCATGGAAACTGGGTGCGTCGCGTGATGGAATTCTTGCGATTTCGCCGACTCTCGTAG